In the Colletotrichum higginsianum IMI 349063 chromosome 7 map unlocalized unitig_7, whole genome shotgun sequence genome, one interval contains:
- a CDS encoding Enoyl reductase, translated as MGSLATEAAFTPPAKQTAMTVNDHDEVVIWDDAPCPKLPADQVYVRVDAVALNPSDTKMRGAFATPWAFLGTDYCGTVVAVGSGVTHVRVGDRVYGAQNEMCPRTPDQGAFAQYTITRGGIWAKVPDSWATEAAAALPAGISTAGLALKLLGIPLPHTSDDAKPVKTTYVLVYGGSTATATITMQFLRESGYVPIAVCSPHNFDLARRNGAEEVFDYHDAQCAETIRAFTKNNLRYALDCITNVESTTACFKAIGRAGGRYVSLNPFPEHAATRKMVTTDWTLGPTIFGEGSTWPAPYGREGSDEEREFGALLWRVAGRLVEEGKLRHHPLRVIHGGFEQVKQSMEVVRAGELSGEKIVVVFER; from the exons ATGGGCAGCCTGGCGACCGAGGCCGCGTTTACCCCGCCTGCGAAGCAGACGGCCATGACGGTAAACGATCACGATGAGGTGGTCATCTGGGACGACGCGCCGTGCCCCAAGCTGCCCGCGGACCAGGTCTACgtccgcgtcgacgccgtcgcgctCAACCCCAGCGACACCAAGATGCGAGGCGCCTTCGCCACGCCGTGGGCCTTCCTGGGCACCGACTACTGCGGGACGGTGGTCGCGGTGGGGTCCGGCGTCACGCACGTCAGGGTCGGCGACAGGGTCTACGGCGCGCAGAACGAGATGTGTCCTCGCACGCCCGACCAGGGGGCCTTTGCCCAGTACACCATCACGCGTGGGGGCATCTGGGCCAAGGTGCCCGACAGCTGGGCCACggaagcagccgccgccctgccTGCCGGCATCAGCACGGCCGGCCTAGCCTTGAAGCTTCTTGGCATCCCATTGCCGCACACTAGTGATGATGCCAAGCCCGTCAAGACGACGTACGTCCTCGTGTACGGCGGGAGCACCGCCACGGCCACCATCACGATGCAGTTCCTGAGAGA GTCCGGATATGTTCCCATCGCCGTTTGCTCACCTCACAACTTCGATCTGGCCAGGAGGAACGGTGCCGAAGAGGTGTTTGACTACCACGACGCACAATGTGCCGAAACTATT CGTGCCTTCACAAAAAACAACCTCCGGTATGCGCTGGACTGCATCACAAACGTCGAGTCCACGACGGCCTGCTTCAAGGCAATCGGCCGCGCCGGTGGGCGCTACGTCTCTCTCAACCCCTTCCCCGAGCACGCGGCCACGCGGAAGATGGTGACGACCGACTGGACCCTCGGCCCGACCATTTTCGGAGAGGGCTCGACCTGGCCTGCGCCCTACGGCCGTGAGGGctccgacgaggagcgcgaGTTTGGAGCCCTGCTCTGGCGCGTCGCCGGAaggctcgtcgaggagggcaagcTACGTCACCATCCCTTGCGTGTGATACACGGAGGGTTCGAGCAGGTGAAGCAATCGATGGAGGTTGTCAGGGCCGGCGAGCTTTCGGGAGAGAAGATTGTCGTTGTGTTTGAGCGTTAG
- a CDS encoding Efflux pump: MEKPVNDASVSIGAPEKRDHIDEIPPKELGNTQEVVEDVEKREYLSGVQLWLVLASVTLVAFVMLLDMSIIAIPQITNDFHSLGDVGWYGSAFLLANCALQPLAGRLYTLTSYKYTFLAFLFVFEVGSAVCGSAQSSKALIVGRAVAGIGGSGIMNGALTIVSASSPIDKQPRFYVNLPIGALAAVLLLTIRIPDHRSPEIASRQTRLKTIVSKLDLTGFLFFAGFAVMIELALSWGGSDYPWNSPTVIGLFCGAGVSLAIFVAWEHRVGDDAMIPGSVACRREVWSASLYLGFFSGALLCFSYYMPIYFQAVKGASALMSGVYLLSGILPQLVMAILSGALIGKMGYYLPWALASSAIMLVGAGLTTTLTVQATVAQWVMYQFVAGFGRGCGMQTPVIAIQNTLPAKQIPLGMSLVIFTQTFGGSLALTIAQLVFNSCLKEAIPKFAPTANVDAITYAGATGFSSVVTPDELPGVLRSYAYAIDKTFYVALGASAGTFLFAWGMGWRKIQQKKGNDISGVQSQPAATDGSRTESNEA; the protein is encoded by the exons ATGGAGAAACCCGTCAATGACGCCTCTGTGTCCATCGGCGCGCCGGAGAAACGCGATCACATCGACGAGATACCCCCGAAAGAGCTTGGAAACACACaggaggtggtggaggatGTCGAAAAACGGGAGTACCTTTCCGGTGTCCAGCTCTGGCTGGTGCTTGCCTCGGTCACTCTTGTTGCCTTCGTCATGCTCCTCGACATGTCCATCATC GCGATTCCTCAAATCACAAACGACTTCCACtccctcggcgacgtcgggtGGTACGGCAGCGCCTTTCTCCTGGCCAA CTGCGCCCTGCAACCTCTAGCTGGACGGCTGTACACATTGACGAGCTACAAG TACACTTTTCTTGCgttcctcttcgtcttcgaggtCGGCTCTGCCGTTTGCGGATCTGCACAGTCGTCCAAGGCATTGATCGTCGGTCGAGCTGTGGCCGGCATTGGTGGTTCTGGTATCATGAATGGTGCCCTCACCATCGTCTCTGCCAGTTCCCCTATAGACAAGCAACCGC GCTTTTACGTCAACCTACCCATCGGTGCTCTGGCGGCTGTTCTGCTCCTCACCATCCGTATCCCTGATCATCGCTCCCCTGAAATTGCGTCTCGACAAACGCGTTTGAAAACGATAGTTTCCAAACTTGATCTGACTGGcttcctctttttcgctGGTTTCGCCGTCATGATAGAGCTGGCACTCTCGTGGGGAGGGTCCGACTACCCCTGGAACAGTCCTACCGTGATCGGCCTGTTCTGCGGGGCCGGCGTCTCCCTGGCCATCTTTGTGGCATGGGAGCACCGCGTTGGTGACGATGCCATGATCCCAGGCTCTGTTGCCTGCCGGCGTGAAGTCTGGAGCGCTTCCCTTTACCTGGGCTTCTTCTCTGGCGCGTTACTATGCTTCTCATACTACATGCCCATCTACTTCCAAGCCGTCAAAGGAGCATCCGCCCTTATGAGCGGTGTTTATCTCCTCTCCGGGATCTTGCCTCAGCTGGTCATGGCCATCTTGTCCGGCGCACTCA TTGGAAAAATGGGATACTATTTACCCTGGGCATTGGCTAGCTCCGCCATCATGCTTGTTGGCGCGGGTTTGACGACAACCCTAACGGTACAGGCAACGGTTGCCCAGTGGGTCATGTATCAGTTTGTCGCCGGATTCGGTCGAGGCTGTGGCATGCAAACG CCTGTCATTGCGATCCAGAACACGCTCCCAGCCAAGCAAATCCCGCTCGGCATGTCACTAGTCATCTTCACGCAGACCTTCGGAGGGTCCCTCGCGCTGACGATTGCGCAACTCGTCTTCAACAGCTGCTTGAAAGAGGCCATTCCCAAGTTCGCCCCTACGGCAAACGTGGACGCCATAACCTATGCTGGCGCGACCGGCTTCTCCTCGGTGGTCACTCCAGACGAGCTTCCCGGCGTTCTGCGCTCCTACGCCTACGCCATTGACAAGACTTTCTACGTTGCGCTGGGTGCTTCAGCAGGGACGTTTTTGTTTGCTTGGGGCATGGGATGGCGAAAGATTCAGCAAAAGAAGGGCAATGATATTTCGGGCGTTCAAAGTCAACCGGCGGCGACCGATGGAAGCAGAACAGAAAGCAACGAGGCTTAA
- a CDS encoding 3-hydroxy-3-methylglutaryl coenzyme A reductase: protein MIPPSLLPSRFRGEQPDNRPSPPSRLNKKVASIIQCVSKIAYTHPIHTICITAILASTTYVQVVKETFSDATRTTSRTAEWTSLAEGSRHLIAGPETSWKWNNFDVATDLPNDAEHLALATLIFPDSSPNRLVSAPSPHTVPLPSNLSVSHLPLTFNNPTAYSHESALAFSIKYSEAPEFLAAVQEIPSLPADYESPAVKLGETEQKMWIMKLARAHTKSIVARWFHDAWTEFLYLLKSAETTDIIIMVLGYLSMHLTFISLFLSMRKLGSNVWLATSVLISSTFAFFSGLSVTTKYSVPISTVLLSEGLPFLVVTIGFEKKILFTRAVLSHAVQHRRPEETSTNPAQGVIQTAVQSAIRDRGYEIVRDYVIEIGILVAGAVSGVQGGLQQFCFLAAWVLVFDCLLLFTFYTAILCIKLEINRIKRHADIRKALEDDGVSRRVAENVASSNDWALNGKSGENGLLFGPEARRGSVPKFKFWMVAGFLAVNTVNLCTIPFRTAGVASWTGGIVATPPVDPFKIASNGLDEILFRARGLQQTTVVTVLPSIKYELEFPSAYYASSSTQHGDHIGDDNNHHQPLGYGYGVGAQMVGIISTSLENTVVLKWIIVALAMSVILNGYLFNVARWGIKDTDGQHDPNDLPKAAATESLTGTRGTDSRSGEAEEAIQPEFVSPASSDDEDEAEPRRVNVTPHSQAQLDKLLAEKRIYDMTDDEVISLSLQGKITGYGLERSLRDCSRAVRVRRSIISRTRATTEKTWFLEQSKLPYENYDWERVLGACCENVIGYMPIPVGVAGPLVIDGQSYFIPMATTEGVLVASVNRGCKAINAGGGAVTVLTSDGMTRGPCVGFDSLERAGAAKNWLDSEAGQSTMKAAFDSTSRFARLQLMKTAIAGTNLYIRFKTSTGDAMGMNMISKGVEYALNVMAAEGGFEDMKIVSLSANYCIDKKAAAINWIDGRGKGIVAEAIIPGEVVKSVLKSNVDSLVELNVSKNLIGSAMAASLGGYNAQAANIVAAVFIATGQDPAQVVESSNCITIMKNINGNLQISVSMPSIEVGTLGGGTILEPQSAMLDMFGVRGSHPTEPGENARRLGRIIGAAVLAGELSLCSALDAGHLVKAHMAHNRSAPATRSTTPAPRTNGATTPVGLTMASSTGERQKNATA from the exons ATGATTCCCCCTTCGCTTCTCCCGTCCCGCTTCCGGGGTGAACAGCCGGACAACCGGCCTTCTCCACCGTCCAGGCTAAACAAGAAAGTCGCCTCCATCATACAATGCGTCTCGAAGATCGCCTACACCCACCCTATACACACAATATGCATCACCGCCATCTTAGCTAGCACGACCTACGTCCAAGTCGTCAAGGAAACCTTCTCGGACGCCACCCGTACCACGTCCAGAACGGCCGAATGGACTTCCTTGGCCGAAGGAAGCAGGCATCTCATTGCCGGCCCCGAGACCAGCTGGAAGTGGAACAACTTTGACGTCGCAACCGACCTACCCAACGACGCCGAGCACTTGGCACTGGCTACCCTCATCTTCCCCGACTCATCCCCCAACCGCCTCGTGTCTGCGCCTTCTCCGCACACTGTTCCTCTCCCCAGCaatctctccgtctctcaTCTGCCGCTGACCTTTAACAACCCGACCGCCTACTCGCATGAGAGCGCTCTGGCCTTCTCCATCAAGTACAGCGAGGCCCCTGAGTTTCTCGCCGCAGTCCAAGAGATCCCCAGCCTACCTGCCGACTATGAGTCCCCCGCCGTCAAGTTGGGAGAGACGGAACAGAAGATGTGGATCATGAAGCTCGCCAGGGCTCATACCAAGAGCATCGTCGCTCGCTGGTTCCATGACGCCTGGACCGAGTTCCTCTACCTGCTGAAGAGCGCAGAGACGaccgacatcatcatcatggttCTCGGCTACCTTTCCATGCATCTTACCTTTATATCTCTGTTTTTGAGCATGAGGAAGCTGGGATCCAACGTGTGGCTAGCCACCAGCGTCCTCATCTCTTCCACATTCGCCTTTTTCTCCGGCTTGAGTGTGACGACAAAGTACAGTGTTCCCATCTCCACCGTGCTTTTGTCCGAAGGTTTGCCGTTTTTGGTCGTCACCATCGGTTTCGAGAAGAAAATCCTGTTTACCCGTGCCGTCTTGTCGCACGCAGTACAGCACCGCCGTCCCGAGGAGACATCCACCAACCCTGCCCAGGGGGTTATCCAAACCGCCGTGCAAAGCGCAATCAGGGACAGGGGATACGAAATCGTCCGGGACTACGTCATTGAGATTGGTATACTTGTTGCCGGAGCTGTTTCTGGCGTCCAGGGGGGTCTGCAGCAGTTCTGCTTCTTAGCGGCCTGGGTCCTCGTTTTCGACTGCCTCTTGCTATTTACGTTTTACACCGCCATCCTCTGTATCAAGTTGGAAATCAACCGCATCAAGCGCCATGCCGACATACGAAAAGCCCTGGAAGATGATGGCGTGAGCCGCCGTGTCGCCGAGAACGTGGCCTCGAGCAACGACTGGGCACTGAACGGCAAGTCCGGAGAGAATGGACTCTTGTTTGGCCCGGAGGCCCGGAGAGGAAGCGTGCCAAAGTTCAAGTTCTGGATGGTGGCAGGTttcctcgccgtcaacacCGTCAATCTTTGTACCATCCCTTTCCGTACTGCCGGTGTGGCATCCTGGACTGGTGGGATAGTGGCGACGCCCCCCGTCGACCCCTTCAAGATCGCCTCCAACGGCCTGGACGAGATTCTGTTTAGGGCGAGAGGACTTCAACAGACCACCGTGGTCACGGTTCTGCCTTCTATCAAGTACGAGCTGGAGTTTCCCTCGGCATACTACGCTAGCTCTTCGACTCAACACGGCGATCACATCGGTGACGACAACAACCACCATCAGCCTCTCGGGTACGGGTACGGAGTTGGTGCACAAATGGTTGGCATCATCTCCACTAGCCTCGAAAACACAGTCGTCTTGAAGTGGATTATCGTAGCCCTGGCCATGAGCGTGATTCTCAACGGTTATCTTTTCAATGTCGCTCGATGGGGCATCAAAGATACCGACGGCCAACACGATCCGAACGACCTCCCCAAAGCGGCTGCGACTGAGTCGTTGACCGGTACACGGGGTACTGACTCACGTTCAGGTGAAGCCGAAGAGGCTATCCAACCGGAATTTGTGTCTCCTGCTTCGAgcgatgacgaagacgaggcagaGCCACGCAGAGTCAATGTCACCCCCCACAGCCAAGCTCAGCTGGACAAACTACTTGCCGAGAAGCGCATATACGACATGACGGATGACGAGGTCATTTCACTTTCTCTGCAAGGGAAGATCACTGGGTATGGCTTGGAGAGGAGCCTTCGGGATTGCAGCCGCGCCGTTCGAGTTCGCCGCTCCATCATCTCGAGGACCCGCgcgacgacggagaagacTTGGTTTCTCGAACAGTCCAAGCTGCCTTACGAGAACTACGACTGGGAACGAGTTCTGGGCGCCTGCTGCGAGAACGTCATCGGGTACATGCCTATCCCCGTCGGAGTCGCCGGGCCCTTGGTCATCGACGGCCAGAGCTATTTCATTCCCATGGCCACGACGGAGGGAGTGCTCGTGGCCAGCGTCAACCGAGGCTGCAAGGCAATCAATGCAGGAGGAGGCGCCGTCACTGTCCTGACCAGTGACGGCATGACCCGTGGTCCCTGTGTGGGCTTCGACTCTCTAGAgcgtgccggcgccgccaagaacTGGTTGGATTCCGAGGCTGGGCAGAGCACGATGAAGGCGGCCTTTGACTCCACCAGCAGATTTGCGCGTCTGCAGCTCATGAAGACCGCCATTGCCGGTACCAACCTGTATATCCGTTTCAAGACAAGCACAGGGGACGCCATGGGTATGAACATGATCTCGAAGGGCGTCGAGTACGCGCTCAACGtcatggccgccgaggggGGCTTTGAGGATATGAAGATCGTCTCGTTGTCCGCCAACTACTGCATCGACAAGAAGGCCGCTGCCATCAACTGGATTGATGGGCGAGGAAAGGGTATTGTGGCTGAGGCTATCATCCCTGGTGAAGTTGTCAAGAGCGTCCTGAAGAGCAATGTGGACAGCTTGGTGGAGCTTAACGTATCCAAAAACCTCATCGGCTCTGCAATGGCGGCTTCTTTGGGAGGCTACAACGCCCAGGCCGCCAACATCGTTGCCGCAGTCTTCATTGCAACTGGCCAAGATCCCGCACAGGTGGTCGAGAGCTCCAACTGCATCACCATCATGAAGAA TATCAACGGTAACCTCCAAATCTCGGTCTCGATGCCTTCTATCGAGGTCGGCACGTTGGGTGGCGGCACCATCCTGGAGCCCCAGAGCGCCATGCTCGACATGTTTGGCGTCCGGGGCTCCCACCCCACGGAGCCGGGCGAGAATGCCCGCCGGCTGGGACGCATTattggcgccgccgtcctcgccggggAGCTTTCGTTGTGTTCCGCCCTGGACGCCGGTCACCTTGTCAAGGCTCACATGGCTCACAACCGATCCGCCCCGGCCACGAGGAGTACTACGCCCGCCCCCAGAACGAACGGGGCCACGACACCTGTCGGCCTCACCATGGCATCGTCTACCGGGGAGAGACAGAAAAACGCTACTGCATAG
- a CDS encoding Oxidoreductase: protein MGVTKPQLTTPPSAPRALLCIHGSGGSANIFRVQTAKLRMALRHEFEFVYATAPFESEPGPGVLPLFRGMGPYRSWFLKDDGDKNTRVNRANDEEMPSAETSSVGGRLLAVNKPVQKVVEDWQKNNPQIPIVGVIAFSEGALVAALLIWQQQMGRLPWFPKMDVAMFICCYYTEEATDYIKTESPGDQKSILIDVPSVHLQGLQDFALQGSRKLAATHFSPQNADILEFQGGHHIPSRKSDIDEAARRFLNLYKNRKPKALNA from the coding sequence ATGGGCGTCACAAAACCTCAACTcacgacgccgcccagcgCCCCCAGAGCGCTTCTGTGTATCCACGGGTCTGGTGGCTCAGCCAACATATTCCGCGTCCAGACGGCCAAACTCCGCATGGCTTTACGACACGAGTTTGAATTCGTCTATGCCACCGCCCCTTTCGAATCCGAGCCCGGTCCGGGTGTGTTGCCGCTGTTTCGAGGCATGGGCCCGTACCGTTCCTGGTTTTTGAAGGACGACGGTGACAAAAATACCAGAGTGAACCGGGCGAACGACGAAGAGATGCCCAGCGCGGAGACTTCGTCGGTGGGCGGCCGGCTCTTGGCCGTGAATAAACCCGTCCAAAAGGTTGTTGAGGACTGGCAGAAGAACAACCCGCAGATTCCCATCGTCGGGGTCATCGCCTTCTCCGAGGGCGCGTTGGTGGCCGCGTTGCTGATttggcagcagcagatggGAAGGCTGCCGTGGTTCCCAAAGATGGACGTGGCCATGTTCATCTGCTGCTACTACACCGAGGAGGCCACAGACTACATAAAGACCGAGTCGCCGGGTGACCAAAAATCGATCCTGATCGACGTGCCGAGCGTTCATCTCCAAGGCCTGCAAGATTTTGCTCTCCAAGGGTCGCGGAAACTGGCCGCGACGCACTTTTCCCCTCAAAACGCCGACATACTAGAGTTCCAGGGCGGGCACCACATTCCCAGTAGGAAGAGCGACATCGATGAGGCTGCAAGGCGTTTCCTCAACCTGTACAAGAATCGGAAACCCAAAGCACTGAACGCCTAA